A genomic region of Pongo pygmaeus isolate AG05252 chromosome 7, NHGRI_mPonPyg2-v2.0_pri, whole genome shotgun sequence contains the following coding sequences:
- the C7H8orf48 gene encoding uncharacterized protein C8orf48 homolog has product MAICPELAQTDKSALANLSDETETLKNFTHEVQTSSSFSSSGGRQPSPLTSGSKLEREKQTPSLEQGDTQSELLVFKNYEKKLSKKWINYLKRKDSNFEQHQPDTKLPAEITRISDEELNALQSYCTMRINLIHRRGDSKKKTSSRHKKLHLGLDVEASERDALSCTVPDELLNRIYFKNMRTTPKQEAAAKQHISSQCPDCNRKRAELALSAFLKQKKTLLQSFLLQEKIDEHLHTKDFLTRIGEAHQDFPRLSDDPRIIWKRLTEKSHIRYSGFERSETEQKIQRDGNSACHLPFSLPLLKRLTLIKPELVIVNDNV; this is encoded by the coding sequence ATGGCCATCTGCCCAGAATTGGCCCAAACGGACAAAAGTGCTCTGGCAAACCTTTCTGATGAGACTGAGACTTTGAAGAACTTTACTCATGAGGTACAGACTTCTAGTTCATTCAGCTCCTCTGGAGGACGGCAGCCCTCGCCCCTGACCTCTGGGAGCAAACTGGAGAGGGAGAAGCAGACTCCAAGCTTGGAACAAGGAGACACACAATCTGAGCTTTTGGTCttcaaaaattatgaaaagaagTTGAGTAAAAAATGGATCAACTACCTCAAGCGCAAAGACTCTAACTTTGAGCAGCACCAACCAGACACCAAACTTCCAGCAGAAATCACTCGGATATCCGATGAAGAATTGAATGCCTTGCAGTCTTATTGCACCATGAGGATAAATTTGATTCATCGTAGAGGGGATTCTAAGAAGAAGACGAGCAGCAGACATAAAAAGCTGCATCTTGGATTGGATGTAGAGGCTTCAGAGAGAGATGCCTTAAGTTGTACTGTACCCGATGAACTTTTGAACAGAATCTACTTTAAAAACATGAGGACAACGCCAAAACAGGAGGCAGCAGCTAAGCAACACATATCTTCTCAGTGTCCCGATTGTAACAGGAAAAGAGCGGAGCTGGCCCTATCTGCCTTTCTGAAACAAAAGAAGACTTTACTGCAGTCATTTCTACTCCAAGAGAAAATAGATGAACATCTTCATACCAAAGACTTTCTCACCCGTATTGGAGAAGCACATCAAGACTTTCCCAGGCTTTCAGATGACCCCAGAATAATCTGGAAAAGACTGACTGAGAAAAGTCATATCAGATACTCTGGTTTTGAAAGATCAGAGACAGAGCAGAAGATACAGCGAGATGGAAATAGTGCATGCCATTTACCCTTTTCTCTGCCACTTCTCAAGCGACTTACTCTAATCAAACCAGAGCTGGTGATTGTTAATGATAATGTGTAA